The Rhizobium sp. CCGE531 genomic sequence ACGTCCTCTGGCGCCGCACGGACCAGACCTTTCTCGAGACCTTCTTCCGGGATTGGCACGGACTGCCTGTATTCATGAACATGCTGCAATATGTCTGGTTCAGCATGCCCGCGCTCTGGGATTGGAACAGCATCTCGATCCTGCATTATCAGTATGAGAAGCCCTGGGAGGAAAACCATCCCAAGGCTGAACAGCTCAGACCGCTGATCGACCTGTGGTACAGCTTCCATACCGGCCGAAACATGCCGGATATCGCCACGCTGGCAAATCCGAAAGCTGCGGCATGAAAGCCTTGATTTCAGGCGGAACGGGCCTCGTTGGCCGATACATCGCCGAGGAGCTGCTGTCGGCCGGATACAAGGTTGCAATCTGCGGGCGCAATCCGCCGCCGGCCAATTTCTTTCCGCAGCCAGTCTCCTTCGTCCCCTTGGGCCTTGATCCCACAGAAAATCAAAGCTGCGCGTTCGACGACGCCTATTTCTTCGTCCATGCGGCCTTCAGCCATGTCGCCGGCAAATATCGCGGCGGCGAAGGGGAAGATCCGCAAAGCTTTCGTCGCCTCAATCTCGACGGCTCGGTCAAGCTGTTCGAAACCGCCAGAAAGGCCGGCATTCGCCGCTGCATCTTTCTCTCCTCCCGCGCCGTCTATGGCGATGGCATTGCCGGAGAGGAACTGACCGAAGCGACCAAGCCGATGCCGAACACGCTCTACGGCGAGGTGAAGCGCGACGCCGAACACGCACTTTTCTCCTTGTCCGCACCCGGCTTTGCGACCGCAAGCCTGAGGGCGACGGGCGTCTATGGCGGCCTGCGGCCCAATAAATGGGACGATCTGTTCGACGATTATCTGAACGGCAAGCCGGTTCCCTCGCGGGCAGGAACCGAAGTTCATGGCCGCGACCTTGGCCGCGCCATCCGGCTCTTGCTGGAGACAGAAGCGGGCCGGATTGATGCCGAGGCCTTCAATCTTTCGGATATTTTGACCGACACGCGCGAAATCCTGGGGCATCTTCAAGGCGCAACGGGCTGTCCCCACGCGCTGCCGGCGCCTGCAGCGTATGGGGCCAACGCCATGAATACGTCGAAGATCCGCGCGCTCGGATGGAAAGGCGGAGGAAAGGCGTTGCTGCAGCAGACGATCGAAACGCTGGCGAAGACGGTGCCGCCGCAGGTTGACCTCAGCGCATCAGTTTCGTTTCGTCCCAACCAAGTGCGGCCAATTCCTCGCCCCTGAACCGCGCATCGTCGGCGACGATGAATTCATCGAGCTGCGGCGGCGCGACGCTGGTTCCGGCAAGCATGGCATGGACCTGCCCACGATGATGCGTCTGATGCTGGGACAGATGGTTCAGCACATCATCCGCCCTCTCCCGCTGGGTGCGGCCGCCGCGTTGGATATCGATGATTCGCATCGCGGTCTCCGGTGTCAGCGCCTCGCAAAAAACCACCAACCGGCGATCGACATCCGCCTGCTGCCTAGTCAATTCGTCCAGGCGATCATACGGCTCCTCGATGTCGAAAGCCTTCAGGCCCAGCGTGCCGCCTTCGAGCGCATCGACATAGAACCAATCGACGGTCAGGATGTGATTGAGGGTCGCCTTGATCGATGGAAAGAAACTGACCCGCTCGGCTTCGAATTCGCCCGGCTGCAATGCCGCGCAGGCACGATGCAGGCGGACATTCGCCAAGGAATTGTTATAGGCAAGCTTGCGAAAGCTGCGAACCGGATCGAAGGCGGCCATCAAATCCCCCTAAGCCTTGTCGAGATCACCGTCCCGCCAGACGAGATGGCGGGAGGTCAGCGGCAGGTTTTCGATTTCCTCGGCGATGAAATAGGGCGGGATGTCGAGTGCCACCAGCGCCTCTCGCGTCGCCCGCACCCATTTGAATTCCAGATCGTTGTCGCCATCCTGAATGCGATGCACGATGTCCTTAGGATCGAAGGGAAATTCCACGGGAATATCCATCAGGTAGTAGAGGCCGAGCTCATGCCAGTCCAGCTGCTCATAATGGAAGAAATTCTCGACCGACCACAGCAGGCGCCGGACCGTAACGTCAACGCCGATCTCCTCCATCATCTCCCGCCGCAACGTCTCTTCCGAGGTCTCGCCGATCTCGGCGCGGCCGCCGGGAAAAGTCCAGAAGTGCTCGTGTACGGCACGATGCACCAGGACATATCCGTCCCGAAATCCAAGCCCCGCAACGCGCATCTGGAAGCGCGCACGGCCAGAATTTAATCTGATGTGTTTGCGTTTCGGCATGATCCCTTACCCCACATCGATTACGACGATTTCAGGCGGAACGCCGAGGCGGACCGGCGCGATGGAGCAGCCGAGGCCGCCGGAAACGATGATATGGCGCTCCTCCTCGACGATATGGCCATAGACATACCGGTCACCATAGCGCGAGGGCGAATAGGGCGACCAGCCGAAAATCCTCACCTGCCCGCCATGCGTATGTCCCGAAAGGGTGAGCGAAACGCGCTGGGGAACGTTGGGAAAAATATCTGGCTCGTGCGCAAGAAGGATCACGGGCGCATCGTCGCCGACCTGCGCCAGCGTGCCGCCGAGATCGTCAAGTCCCCTGGTAAAGGGGCGCTTCCAACGCATGCTCCGGCGCAAAGCCAGCTGATCCTCGACGCCGGCGAGCCAGAAGGCTTGTCCGTCCTTCTCCAGGCGCGCCGCGCGGTTGGAATAGACTTCTATGCCGGCAGCTTCCAATGCCCGGTGGCTGAACGTTGGTCCGTGGCCGGTTCTTTGCGCGGTCGAATCATGCCACCAATCATGATTGCCGACGATGGCGTGAACGCCGAGCGGCGCCCGCAGCTTTGCCAGTTCTGCCGCCCATAGGCGGTGATCGACCCGGGCGGTAATGAGATCGGTTCCCGACGTATAATCGCCGAGCAACAAAATAATGTCGCCGCCGAGTTGGTTTGCGCGGGCACAGATCGACGCGATGCGCTCGGTGCTCATCCACGGTTCGCAGGCATGGAAATCGGCAAGCGCCACGATCCTGAGCTTCAGCCCCTGCGTCCATCCCGGCGGGACCAAGGCGTAGCGGGTGACATTGAGACGGACGACCGGCTCATACCCGAAGGCATATCCCCCAAGTGCCATCAATCCGAATATGCTGCCGCCGAAAAGCTTCAAAAAGGCACGACGGCCGAGCATTCAATCTTCCTCCCGGAACAACCCGAACTGTGCGGCCTCCAGATCCTTGGGCGGCTGCATGCCGAGATGTTTCCAGGCGATCGCGGTCAAAACACGGCCGCGGGGCGTACGCTGGATGAAACCCTGCTGGATCATATAGGGCTCGATAATATCCTCGATCGCATCGCGTGGCTCGGAGAGGCCGGCGGCAATGGTTTCGATGCCGACTGGACCGCCCCCGAAATTGACCGCGATCATGTTGAGATAGCGTTTGTCGAGCTGATCAAAGCCGACATTGTCGACGAGAAGCCGCGTCAGGGCCTCGTCGGCAACCTCGCGCGTCACCGCTTCGGCCTTGGCGACCTCGGCGAAATCGCGCACGCGCCGCAGCAGCCGGCCGGCGATACGCGGCGTACCGCGCGCACGGCGCGCGATCTCGCGCGCGCCTTCATCCGTCATGCCGAGACCCATCAGCCGCGCACCGCGCCGAACGATCAGCTCCAGCTCCTCGACCGTATAGAAACTCAGCCGCACCGGGATGCCAAAGCGGTCCCGCAACGGCGTCGTCAGCAGGCCGAGACGGGTGGTGGCGGCGACTAGCGTGAACTTGGCGAGATCGATCTTGACCGAACGCGCTGCCGGTCCCTCGCCGATGATGAGATCGAGCTGGAAATCCTCCATCGCCGGATAGAGGATCTCCTCGACGGCCGGATTGAGACGATGGATCTCGTCGATGAAGAGCACGTCGCGCTCCTCGAGATTGGTGAGCAGCGCCGCAAGATCGCCCGCCTTGGCGATGACGGGGCCGGAGGTCGAACGGAAATTGACCCCGAGTTCCTTCGCCATGATCTGCGCCAGCGTCGTCTTGCCGAGGCCGGGCGGACCGACGAACAGCACATGATCCAGCGCCTCGCCGCGCCCCTTGGCCGCTTCGATGAAGATCTTCAGATTGGCGCGCGCCTCTGCCTGGCCGGTGAATTCGTCCAGCGATTGCGGCCTGAGCGTCACATCGATGTCTTCGCCCCGCTTTTCCGGCGATATCAGACGTGCGGCTTCACTCATGTCAGAGGTTCCATTCCCGGTATGCGTTTTGCGGCTCCCGCGCCGAAGGCGGTATCAAACCCACCACATCAAAAATATTTTTTGACGAAGGAACGCCGAAGCTCGATCCCTCGACTTTGCGACAATAGTAAGGATTGCGGAAGGTGCAAAGCCTCACCGCGACAGTTCCTTGAGGCCGAGCCGGATCAGCTTGGCGCTATCGGCATCCTCGCCGGCCGCCTTCATCGCAGCTGCGACGGCATTGGCGGCCTGATCGCGCGAATAGCCGAGATTGGTCAGCGCCGAAACGGCGTCGGCAACGGGTGCAGCGGCAACCCCTTCGCCCAGCTCCTGCTTGAGCCCGATATTGATCGCATCGCCGGCAAGGGCCGGCGCCTTGTTCTTGAGTTCGGTCACGATGCGCATGGCCACTTTCGGGCCGACGCCCGGCGCCCGCGAGACGGCGGCACGATCCTGCAAGGCGATCGCATTGGCGAGCTCAGCCGGCGTGAGGGTCGACAGCAGGGCGAGCGCAACTTTCGCTCCGACACCCTGAACCGTCTGCACGATGTTGAACCATTCGCGTTCCATGGCTGTCATGAAACCAAAGAGCCGGATCTGGTCCTCGCGGACGTAGGTTTCGATGAAGACAACGCAGGCCTCGCCGACGGAGCCGAGCTTCGACAGCGTGCGCGCCGAGCAATAGGCGACATAGCAGACGCCATGGACGTCCACGAGCACATAGTCCTCGCCGATCTCTTCGATTGTGCCTTTCAGCTTGCCGATCATGGGTGATGTCCGTCAGGGGTGGGTTTCGGGAGAGATGAGGTCAAGCGAGGGAAAGTAGACACGGTAGCCCTTGGGATCTCGCGTCAATATGGAATAGCCGCGCACCGCAGCGTGTGCGCCGATCAGAAAATCAGGAAGAATGCGTTCTCTCCCGCCGCCAGCCTGACGATAAACCCGAAAAGCCGCCGCTGCGGCGAAGGCTGCTGACCAGGGCAGGCTTTCACGGCGAAACTCGCTTTGCGGCAGCAGCTCATCCACTCGATCCATGCTGCTGTAACGCACCGAGAATTCCGCATAGATAATGGGGTTGATGACAACAGGCCCTCGCTTGAAAGCGGAGAAAACCTGGCCGCTGGACCAGCCATGCCAAGCTGAACCAGGTATCGCCAGATCAACCAGCACATTCGTGTCGACGATGGTGACCATGATTACCGGTCACGCGTCATCGACATCAGCGCTTCGGCGTCGATATCCTGATCGCCGGTCCCTTCCAGGCGCTTGAGAGTGGCCATGAACCGATCGAGCCGCTGCCGATCCTCGATTTCCCGCTTACCATTCTTGGGCGAAACGACCAGCTTTCCATCCTCGATGGAAAATATGACTTCGCTGTTGAGCTCTATGCCGGCCAACTCGCGCAAGTCACGAGGGATGGTCACCTGTCCTTTGGATGTCACACGCATTCCTGCTCTCCAATCTCGCGGTAAGAATTATCATTACCACAAGAACAAGTCAAGAACAAACTACCCTGCCAATGCCGCCTGCCGCAGCCGGCTGGCGCCGCGGTTATGGGCATGGCAGATGGCGATAGCAAGCGCATCGGCCGCGTCGTTGCCCTTGAACTCGGCCTTGGGCATCAGGATTTTCAGCATCATATGGATCTGCTGCTTTTCGCCGTGACCGACGCCGATCACTGCCTTCTTCACCGCATTCGGCGCATATTCCGAAACAGGCAGGCCGGCGCGAGCCGGGACCAGCATGACGACGCCGCGCGCCTGTCCGAGCTTCAGTGTCGCTACCGCATCCTTGTTGACGAAGGTTTGTTCGACCGCCGCCTCATCCGGCTGATAGCTGTGAACGATATCGGCAAGCCCGTCATGCAGCTGGCAAAGACGGGATGCGAGATCCATGTCGCCATCCGACGTCACGGTTCCCGATGCCACGAAACGCAGGGAATTACCGAGCGTATCGATGATACCCCAGCCGGTGCGGCGCAGGCCTGGATCGATGCCGATGATGCGAATCGTATTCTGCATGGGGTCAACCTATCTTTCAGGCCTGACATGTGCCAGAAAAATGTGAACAAAACAAAAACAAGACACAGTTTGCGCCTCTGAGCGCCACGCCGAAAACATCGTGACGAAATTGCGGCGACAGGGTTTGGAATGAGCGGCCGGCACTCCTACATGTGGAGGCAACCCTCCCGTCCACCACGCAGGTTTCTTGCCATGGTTCCCTTTTCCATCCTCGATCTTTCGCCCGTTGCCGAAGGCAGCACCATCCGCCAGTCCTTCGACAGTTCGAAGCGCATGGCGCAGAAGGCGGAAGAGCTGGGCTATAACCGGTTCTGGCTCGCCGAGCATCACGGCATGCCGGGCGTCGCCAGCGCCGCGACATCGGTCGTCATCGGCCATGTCGGCGCGGCAACCTCGCGCATCCGCATCGGTTCGGGCGGCGTCATGCTGCCGAACCATTCGCCGCTCGTGATTGCCGAGCAGTTCGGCACGCTGGAAGCCCTGTTTCCCGGCCGCGTTGATCTCGGCCTCGGCCGCGCGCCGGGCACCGACATGCGCACCGCGCAGGCCCTGCGCCGCAATATCGAGGCCGGCGCGCAAAGCTTCCCCAACGATATCGTCGAGCTGCAGCATCTCTTCAGCCCCGCCGACGAGAACCAGATCATCCTTGCCGTTCCCGGTCATGGCGCCAATGTGCCGATCTGGCTCCTCGGCTCCAGCCTCTACAGCGCCCACCTCGCCGGCATGCTCGGCCTGCCCTATGCCTTCGCCTCGCATTTCGCGCCGGAAGCACTGTTCGATGCCATCGGCATCTACCGCGAGCGCTTCACGCCATCGGCCACGCTCGGCAAGCCCTATGTCATGGTCGGCGTGATGGGCGCGGTGGCCGACACGGATGAAGAGGCGCAATATCACTTCACCTCCGCGCAGCAGCAATTCGTCAATCTTCGCCGCAACGTGCGCGGCCCCTTCCCGCGCCCGCGCAGCGACATGGATGATTTCTGGACGCCGATGGAAAAGCTGAACGTGGAAAATACGTTGCGCTACGCCGTGGTCGGCTCGCCGGCAACAGCCGAAACGAAGCTCTCGCAATTCATCAAGGACACCGAGGCCGATGAGGTCATCATTTCGATGCCGATTCACGACATCGAGGCACGCTTGAAATCGGTGGAGCTGTTCGCGACACTTCCAAGCTTCCAGAAAGTGTCCTGATTTTCCAGAAAAGGAGAATATCCGGTGAGCCGATTTCGTATATCCGGCTCACCGGATGACGGACGGGCTCAAGCCACGAGCCTCGTCTTCCAATGACGCCGGATGAGCATGTCCAGGGACAGCTTGCCGGCGCCGGCGACGATCAGCGCGAACATGCCGCCCGAGATCGCCAAATCCTTTTCGAAGTGCAGCAGCTCGTTGTGGCTGGCAAAGTTCGTGTGAAAGAGCATTGCCGTCAGCAGGCAGAACAGCCCGAGGCCGAACGCCGCCAACCGGGTCATCAGACCAAGCGCAATGGCGAGACCCGCGCCAAGCTGCAGCACGATGGTTGCAATCGCGACGGGGGCCATGACGCCCAGTCTGGCCATGGCATCCAACGCATTGTCGAGATTACTGGCAAGCTCGATGCCCTCTTCCAGGAAGAGCAACGACAGTAGTATGCGGCCGAACAGCAATGCCATATCGGTCATATTGACAAGAACGGCACTCTCCTCTTCGAATTCCATGGCCTATCTCCTTCCCATCAAGATCCGCGCGGCTTCCGATCCCGCCCGGCGGCATCTCCACGACTCGGTCGAATGGAAATGCCGCCGGATCGGTTGAGGCCGAGTTAGTTGGTTGCCTTGGCGGTAATCGCCTTGGTCAGGTCCTCAAGCTCTTCGCAGCCCGCTGGGCAGAGCTTGGTGAGCGCGGCAAGCTGCTCGCGAGCCTTGGGCATTTCGCCGGTTTCGACATAGAGTTCGCCGAGATATTCGTGCGCACCCTTGTGATCCGGCTGTAGTTCCAGGGCCTTGGTGTAGTAGGTCAGCGATGTCCGGAAGTCGCCGGTCTTGCGCAGGGTGAAGCCCATCAGGTTGTAGACATCGGCCTGCTGATGCTCCTCGGCAATGTCGCGAAGCTCGGCGAGCGCGCCGGTATAATCCTTCGCATCGATCTTGGCACGCACCGAGGTCAGATCCGGCGCGTCGGTCGATTCCATATTGTCGACGGCAAAGGCGACGCCTGCGGTGGCGGCCGGAAGGATGGTGACGGCACACAGGCCGGCGAACCCGAAAATGGCATATTTGAACATGGTCTTGCTCCTCTGTTTGGCCGTTCAGGCCTGGATGGTGGGGGTGAATCCGTAGGTATTGCCGTCCTTGACGAAGGTGCCGGAGCCCGGGAACGGGAAATGCGAGCCGCAGATCCTGATCTTGTCGGCAATGACGCGATCGATCAGCTTGCGGCGGGTTGCAACGGCCATCGGACCGTCCTGGTCGTAAGCGCCTTGCCATTCCGGATGCGGGGCGAGCAGCGCCGGCACATACATGATGTCGGCCGAGACCATCAGCTGCTCGCCGCCGCCGTCGACGAGGAAGATCGAATGGCCCGGCGTATGGCCGGGTGCCGCCATGATGCGCACGCCCGGTGCCACTTCGGCACCATCATCGACCAGCTTCCAGTTCTTCCATTTCGGGAAGACGGAGGCGATGCGCCGGCCGGCCTCCTTGCGGCCCTCCGCCAGCTTGTCGACGCGGCCGGGATCGGTCCACCAATTGTATTCGGCCGCGTTGACGATCAGCTCGGCATTCGGGAAGACGGCCTCATTCGTTCCCTTTTCCATCAGGCCCCAGACATGGTCCGGATGGAAATGCGAGATCATGATCGTATCGATCTTTTTGTAGTCGATGCCGGCGGCGGCCATGTTGGCCGGCAGATGCGTGGCATTGGTCTGCCATTGCCCGACACCCGAGCCGGCATCCATCATGATCTTGCGCCCGCCGATATCGAGAACGACGACCGTCAGCGGAATGGGCATGAACTCCGTCGTCAGGCCGGCCTTGGAGAGTGCTTCCTTGGTGTCGTCGACGGAAGCATTCTTGATGAAGGCCGGGTCGTGCGGCTTGCGCCAGATACCGTCATAGACGGCCGTGACCTCGATCGAACCGACCTTGTATTTGTAGAAGCCGACCGTCGGCTCCAGCGGTGTTGCGGCAAAGGCTTGCGGGATGAATTCGAGCTTCGACGACAGCCCGAAGGCTGCCGCGGCGGCGGCCGTGCCGAGCACGGCGCGGCGGGTCATATCAAACATCGCACTATCTCCTCAGGGTTATGGCTTTCGGGCCAAGCGGAGGTCGCGAGTGATCGCGGCCATCCGCTGAGGAAG encodes the following:
- a CDS encoding NAD(P)-dependent oxidoreductase; translation: MKALISGGTGLVGRYIAEELLSAGYKVAICGRNPPPANFFPQPVSFVPLGLDPTENQSCAFDDAYFFVHAAFSHVAGKYRGGEGEDPQSFRRLNLDGSVKLFETARKAGIRRCIFLSSRAVYGDGIAGEELTEATKPMPNTLYGEVKRDAEHALFSLSAPGFATASLRATGVYGGLRPNKWDDLFDDYLNGKPVPSRAGTEVHGRDLGRAIRLLLETEAGRIDAEAFNLSDILTDTREILGHLQGATGCPHALPAPAAYGANAMNTSKIRALGWKGGGKALLQQTIETLAKTVPPQVDLSASVSFRPNQVRPIPRP
- a CDS encoding DinB family protein; the protein is MAAFDPVRSFRKLAYNNSLANVRLHRACAALQPGEFEAERVSFFPSIKATLNHILTVDWFYVDALEGGTLGLKAFDIEEPYDRLDELTRQQADVDRRLVVFCEALTPETAMRIIDIQRGGRTQRERADDVLNHLSQHQTHHRGQVHAMLAGTSVAPPQLDEFIVADDARFRGEELAALGWDETKLMR
- a CDS encoding NUDIX hydrolase; the protein is MPKRKHIRLNSGRARFQMRVAGLGFRDGYVLVHRAVHEHFWTFPGGRAEIGETSEETLRREMMEEIGVDVTVRRLLWSVENFFHYEQLDWHELGLYYLMDIPVEFPFDPKDIVHRIQDGDNDLEFKWVRATREALVALDIPPYFIAEEIENLPLTSRHLVWRDGDLDKA
- a CDS encoding metallophosphoesterase; amino-acid sequence: MLGRRAFLKLFGGSIFGLMALGGYAFGYEPVVRLNVTRYALVPPGWTQGLKLRIVALADFHACEPWMSTERIASICARANQLGGDIILLLGDYTSGTDLITARVDHRLWAAELAKLRAPLGVHAIVGNHDWWHDSTAQRTGHGPTFSHRALEAAGIEVYSNRAARLEKDGQAFWLAGVEDQLALRRSMRWKRPFTRGLDDLGGTLAQVGDDAPVILLAHEPDIFPNVPQRVSLTLSGHTHGGQVRIFGWSPYSPSRYGDRYVYGHIVEEERHIIVSGGLGCSIAPVRLGVPPEIVVIDVG
- the ruvB gene encoding Holliday junction branch migration DNA helicase RuvB; amino-acid sequence: MSEAARLISPEKRGEDIDVTLRPQSLDEFTGQAEARANLKIFIEAAKGRGEALDHVLFVGPPGLGKTTLAQIMAKELGVNFRSTSGPVIAKAGDLAALLTNLEERDVLFIDEIHRLNPAVEEILYPAMEDFQLDLIIGEGPAARSVKIDLAKFTLVAATTRLGLLTTPLRDRFGIPVRLSFYTVEELELIVRRGARLMGLGMTDEGAREIARRARGTPRIAGRLLRRVRDFAEVAKAEAVTREVADEALTRLLVDNVGFDQLDKRYLNMIAVNFGGGPVGIETIAAGLSEPRDAIEDIIEPYMIQQGFIQRTPRGRVLTAIAWKHLGMQPPKDLEAAQFGLFREED
- the ruvA gene encoding Holliday junction branch migration protein RuvA; this encodes MIGKLKGTIEEIGEDYVLVDVHGVCYVAYCSARTLSKLGSVGEACVVFIETYVREDQIRLFGFMTAMEREWFNIVQTVQGVGAKVALALLSTLTPAELANAIALQDRAAVSRAPGVGPKVAMRIVTELKNKAPALAGDAINIGLKQELGEGVAAAPVADAVSALTNLGYSRDQAANAVAAAMKAAGEDADSAKLIRLGLKELSR
- a CDS encoding type II toxin-antitoxin system VapC family toxin encodes the protein MVTIVDTNVLVDLAIPGSAWHGWSSGQVFSAFKRGPVVINPIIYAEFSVRYSSMDRVDELLPQSEFRRESLPWSAAFAAAAAFRVYRQAGGGRERILPDFLIGAHAAVRGYSILTRDPKGYRVYFPSLDLISPETHP
- a CDS encoding AbrB/MazE/SpoVT family DNA-binding domain-containing protein, with translation MRVTSKGQVTIPRDLRELAGIELNSEVIFSIEDGKLVVSPKNGKREIEDRQRLDRFMATLKRLEGTGDQDIDAEALMSMTRDR
- the ruvC gene encoding crossover junction endodeoxyribonuclease RuvC is translated as MQNTIRIIGIDPGLRRTGWGIIDTLGNSLRFVASGTVTSDGDMDLASRLCQLHDGLADIVHSYQPDEAAVEQTFVNKDAVATLKLGQARGVVMLVPARAGLPVSEYAPNAVKKAVIGVGHGEKQQIHMMLKILMPKAEFKGNDAADALAIAICHAHNRGASRLRQAALAG
- a CDS encoding LLM class flavin-dependent oxidoreductase, whose translation is MVPFSILDLSPVAEGSTIRQSFDSSKRMAQKAEELGYNRFWLAEHHGMPGVASAATSVVIGHVGAATSRIRIGSGGVMLPNHSPLVIAEQFGTLEALFPGRVDLGLGRAPGTDMRTAQALRRNIEAGAQSFPNDIVELQHLFSPADENQIILAVPGHGANVPIWLLGSSLYSAHLAGMLGLPYAFASHFAPEALFDAIGIYRERFTPSATLGKPYVMVGVMGAVADTDEEAQYHFTSAQQQFVNLRRNVRGPFPRPRSDMDDFWTPMEKLNVENTLRYAVVGSPATAETKLSQFIKDTEADEVIISMPIHDIEARLKSVELFATLPSFQKVS
- a CDS encoding DoxX family protein; translated protein: MEFEEESAVLVNMTDMALLFGRILLSLLFLEEGIELASNLDNALDAMARLGVMAPVAIATIVLQLGAGLAIALGLMTRLAAFGLGLFCLLTAMLFHTNFASHNELLHFEKDLAISGGMFALIVAGAGKLSLDMLIRRHWKTRLVA
- a CDS encoding tetratricopeptide repeat protein, encoding MFKYAIFGFAGLCAVTILPAATAGVAFAVDNMESTDAPDLTSVRAKIDAKDYTGALAELRDIAEEHQQADVYNLMGFTLRKTGDFRTSLTYYTKALELQPDHKGAHEYLGELYVETGEMPKAREQLAALTKLCPAGCEELEDLTKAITAKATN
- a CDS encoding MBL fold metallo-hydrolase — protein: MFDMTRRAVLGTAAAAAAFGLSSKLEFIPQAFAATPLEPTVGFYKYKVGSIEVTAVYDGIWRKPHDPAFIKNASVDDTKEALSKAGLTTEFMPIPLTVVVLDIGGRKIMMDAGSGVGQWQTNATHLPANMAAAGIDYKKIDTIMISHFHPDHVWGLMEKGTNEAVFPNAELIVNAAEYNWWTDPGRVDKLAEGRKEAGRRIASVFPKWKNWKLVDDGAEVAPGVRIMAAPGHTPGHSIFLVDGGGEQLMVSADIMYVPALLAPHPEWQGAYDQDGPMAVATRRKLIDRVIADKIRICGSHFPFPGSGTFVKDGNTYGFTPTIQA